A DNA window from Paenibacillus andongensis contains the following coding sequences:
- a CDS encoding glycosyltransferase family 4 protein: protein MNILQALFFPPEQPGGVSSMVPYILDRFNKKGWEMELFSLPKRIRGKGSEEVEFVTFDWRKYAGNPIVDKYIQTYKDYVWWTKLRISKKYDIIHAHHPIAALAMKQIYPETPVILTIHSSFERELILNGRIQENGVEHQFLTQIYGELEARVDQIITVSNSFKQYMAEYVQDSERIGVIPNGFDEKRFRPISHENPVTQFITVCRLVPAKGLDTLLIACGELKKRGHPFVLHIIGDGPSREELEKLAIQHNIYEDTIFYGYMLHPEEFMPFFDVFVLPSRAEAFGSVFAEAALCWLALIGTDVGGIAEQIEHGHNGLLVPVGDAMALSHALEKVVIDPTFRYNLARTAWEKAKKTYSLNRVLRQLKSVYESYQIIDHADKDKSENEPKS from the coding sequence ATGAACATCTTGCAAGCATTGTTTTTCCCCCCGGAACAGCCGGGTGGGGTGTCATCCATGGTTCCCTATATTTTGGACCGATTTAATAAAAAAGGCTGGGAAATGGAATTATTTTCGCTACCTAAGCGGATTCGGGGCAAGGGGTCTGAGGAAGTGGAGTTCGTCACTTTTGATTGGCGGAAATATGCCGGAAACCCGATCGTTGATAAATACATTCAGACGTACAAGGATTATGTTTGGTGGACGAAGCTGAGAATTTCCAAAAAGTATGATATCATCCATGCCCATCATCCCATTGCGGCACTTGCCATGAAGCAGATTTATCCGGAAACACCTGTTATCTTGACCATTCACTCTAGTTTTGAGAGAGAGCTTATTTTGAATGGACGCATTCAGGAGAATGGCGTGGAGCATCAATTTCTAACTCAAATTTACGGGGAGCTTGAAGCACGAGTCGATCAGATCATCACGGTCTCTAACTCGTTCAAGCAATATATGGCGGAATATGTGCAGGATAGTGAACGGATTGGCGTGATTCCAAATGGTTTCGATGAAAAGCGTTTTCGTCCGATTTCACATGAAAATCCAGTTACTCAGTTCATAACCGTTTGCCGTCTAGTGCCTGCCAAAGGGCTCGATACGCTGCTGATTGCTTGCGGAGAGCTGAAAAAACGCGGTCATCCCTTCGTTTTACATATTATAGGCGATGGACCAAGCCGAGAAGAGCTGGAGAAGCTCGCGATTCAGCATAATATTTATGAAGATACGATTTTTTATGGCTATATGCTGCATCCAGAAGAGTTTATGCCTTTCTTTGATGTATTTGTTCTGCCATCGCGCGCGGAGGCATTCGGGTCCGTATTTGCGGAAGCAGCGTTGTGCTGGTTAGCACTGATTGGAACCGATGTCGGCGGTATTGCGGAGCAAATCGAACATGGACATAACGGCTTGCTTGTGCCGGTCGGCGATGCGATGGCGCTTAGCCATGCTTTGGAAAAAGTCGTCATTGACCCAACCTTCCGCTACAATTTAGCGCGAACAGCCTGGGAGAAGGCGAAGAAAACCTATTCATTGAACCGAGTGCTTCGGCAGCTGAAAAGTGTGTATGAAAGCTATCAAATTATCGATCATGCGGATAAGGACAAGAGTGAGAATGAACCAAAAAGCTGA
- a CDS encoding metallophosphoesterase family protein: MKRLRFMHAADLHLDSPFKGMSVLPERVRERIRESTFEALKELVALAIQEQVDFVLVSGDVYDVSDRSLRAQIRFQKALEQLAEQGIPTYIIHGNHDPEDGRAAKLDWPAAVHFFACDQVETMNVEKPNRGIIAQIHGISYRSSAVTDNLALKFRAGQVNVCQIGLLHTNVDGDPGHDNYAPCSKQDLLEAGMNYWALGHVHTRNVLHQQPAIVYPGNLQGRSIRETGPRGCYIVEMSEDGRAELTFHALDQVRWFQERLSVADIQTEQELKDRLGEKLERIRVEADGRDAVVRLVLEGRSVVHGLLRKGRALQELTAELREDEDERSRFVWVESIEDRTASELDLEALQQEKSFLGDLLRYSAALQGDDEALALFASEALAALQSLPQAAGDPAAAEPERLREWLRAAQELAADLLSADGG; encoded by the coding sequence ATGAAACGACTGCGGTTTATGCATGCCGCCGATCTGCATCTGGACAGTCCGTTCAAAGGCATGTCGGTGCTGCCTGAACGGGTTCGTGAGCGAATACGGGAATCGACGTTTGAAGCGCTCAAGGAACTCGTGGCTTTAGCGATACAAGAGCAAGTAGATTTTGTACTCGTTAGTGGGGATGTATATGATGTGTCCGATCGTTCCTTGCGCGCTCAAATTCGCTTCCAGAAAGCATTGGAGCAATTAGCTGAGCAGGGAATTCCTACTTACATTATTCATGGTAATCATGACCCGGAGGATGGACGTGCCGCGAAACTGGATTGGCCGGCAGCCGTCCATTTTTTTGCGTGCGATCAAGTGGAGACGATGAACGTGGAAAAGCCGAATCGCGGCATCATAGCCCAGATTCATGGCATTTCGTATCGAAGTTCGGCGGTAACGGATAATTTAGCGCTCAAATTTAGAGCGGGCCAAGTAAACGTCTGTCAGATCGGCCTTTTGCATACGAATGTCGATGGTGATCCCGGTCATGACAATTATGCCCCTTGCAGCAAGCAGGATTTGCTTGAAGCGGGTATGAACTACTGGGCGTTAGGCCATGTACATACGAGGAATGTGCTTCATCAGCAGCCGGCGATTGTTTACCCTGGGAACTTGCAAGGCCGAAGTATTCGGGAAACAGGACCACGCGGATGTTACATCGTCGAAATGTCTGAAGATGGACGAGCTGAGCTCACCTTTCATGCGTTGGACCAGGTTCGTTGGTTCCAAGAGCGGCTGTCTGTGGCAGACATACAGACCGAGCAGGAACTGAAAGACCGGCTCGGGGAGAAGCTCGAGCGGATTCGGGTAGAGGCGGACGGCAGAGATGCCGTCGTTCGTCTGGTTCTGGAAGGGCGCAGCGTCGTGCATGGCTTGCTGCGCAAGGGGCGGGCGCTGCAGGAGCTGACCGCCGAGCTGCGTGAGGACGAAGATGAGCGGAGCCGCTTCGTCTGGGTAGAATCGATCGAGGACCGAACGGCAAGTGAGCTCGACCTCGAGGCCTTACAGCAGGAGAAGAGCTTCCTAGGCGACCTCCTGCGGTATTCGGCTGCGCTGCAAGGCGACGACGAAGCGCTTGCTTTGTTTGCAAGCGAGGCGCTGGCCGCGCTTCAGAGCTTGCCGCAAGCAGCCGGTGATCCGGCTGCGGCAGAGCCTGAACGGCTGCGCGAGTGGCTGCGCGCCGCACAAGAATTAGCCGCGGACCTTTTGTCCGCGGATGGGGGGTGA
- a CDS encoding DedA family protein, which yields MKEFLYDFISHYGYIALYLLLSAGIVGVPVPDETLMAFVGSLTALGGPFDFGTTLIVIYAGTMTGMVVSYLIGHRVGKPFLYRYGKWFKLTPNRIERAEGWFKKYGLWTVFFGYFVPGVRHFTCYLSGVSGVKFYKYLFFAGTGALLWCTTFLTLGHFIGSNLEGLFQLIHKYMGISLLSIAVIAIVGTAIYLRFRKRRAI from the coding sequence GTGAAGGAATTTCTATATGATTTCATAAGTCATTATGGATATATTGCTTTATACCTTTTGCTATCTGCCGGAATCGTTGGGGTACCCGTACCAGATGAAACTCTCATGGCTTTCGTGGGTTCGTTAACGGCACTGGGAGGTCCATTTGATTTTGGAACAACGTTAATTGTGATTTACGCAGGCACGATGACAGGGATGGTTGTCAGTTATTTAATCGGTCATCGCGTGGGTAAACCTTTTCTCTATCGGTATGGCAAATGGTTCAAACTAACGCCAAACCGAATTGAACGGGCCGAGGGTTGGTTTAAGAAGTATGGGCTCTGGACTGTTTTCTTTGGGTATTTCGTGCCGGGGGTTCGTCATTTCACCTGTTATTTGTCAGGTGTAAGCGGGGTTAAGTTCTATAAGTATTTGTTCTTTGCAGGTACAGGTGCGCTGCTGTGGTGTACAACCTTTTTAACATTAGGGCATTTTATTGGCAGTAACTTGGAAGGTTTATTTCAATTAATACATAAATATATGGGAATAAGCTTATTGAGTATAGCGGTTATAGCCATTGTAGGAACGGCTATTTACCTCCGATTCCGGAAGCGGAGAGCGATTTGA
- a CDS encoding DUF6509 family protein, which produces MTSYTVELVKDPFGILTGQRYEFLIDIEVEEDDELYSESGLYIRAIYSVEEEKSGIMKYELYEKTTQLYLDFDLEDDEVAAVEAFCKEHFHEGNE; this is translated from the coding sequence ATGACAAGCTATACCGTGGAATTGGTGAAAGATCCATTTGGGATTTTGACGGGGCAGCGATATGAATTTCTCATTGATATTGAAGTTGAGGAAGATGACGAATTATACTCGGAAAGCGGATTATATATCAGAGCGATCTATAGCGTGGAAGAGGAAAAGTCTGGCATTATGAAATACGAGCTTTACGAGAAAACGACGCAGCTCTATTTGGATTTTGATCTAGAGGATGATGAAGTTGCGGCAGTAGAAGCGTTTTGCAAAGAGCATTTCCATGAAGGAAATGAATAA
- a CDS encoding AAA family ATPase: MRIVSMQVQGFGSLRDRQLDTDSPLVLFYGANEAGKSTLMGFVRAVLFGFPTRQSRLERYEPLGGGAYGGALTLLDKQGQLIRVERFDAPAAGGRRASAGLVKVTLGCGTVGGEDLLNTLLGGLSADLFRSLFAFGLTELQELRTLQTDELSGYLYSAGLGVSGSAIMEAERKLTAQADGLYRPRGRNQEMNRLLKELEGLEQSLRRSRDPAADYDRLRAERRLAAERIAALEGQQESLRAELHRLGLAGKARSGWIRLRQIGQELAALPALAGFPEHASARLDALEAELERIHAERARLLLRQMSLTSQLRAIELVPDLLEHQIELNHWLEQAATYEENKCSVDQLRVEQEHQRAQVDRLLKQIDVHWEETELASFSVTISLREQVRAYKERFHKCKESELRVRTELESLQQQVKRVQDTVKSLESDLHKSGVRTDGSAFPGLGGADPSSTLHQIARDYARWQLLVRELAHQKERAAVANQFQLSLEEAAKAGKTASRRLRQRFIVIAGLLAILTPLLLLWQSSWVAAICAFLLFAGTGLYMLVSDRSTKENRSSRAMTSSPIIRDESVSEELRLLERRLQEQIQPFAKQQMGFVEAAAASTIDSLKPASMPLEMLQPQLDAWMREAEQKKQQRSELLRKLEKLQDTKEMLQSLQQQEVQRNGYFEQLALESDQLQSDWSHWLQSLGLSTRLSADALLETIQTIEQGQENLRQLHKLESKLETLLVSIHRFEETVSELLQLSPAVRQEPVFALKRWKEQEKEQVKLLAEKKHGEQLYSETEQELQLLQTNEQRTQARLEQLLHEASARDGEELRIHQREQEERRKLTEEQALLESSLETLLSRSLLASYTELLETHGEEDIALQMASIQGQLTDTAQETNELREVVGKLAGQIEKLEQGAEHADHLLQAEAYRATIRQQVDQYAVASFASLLMKKARDVYEHERQPGVLLRASDYFAKMTNGAFTHVKAPFGEQRLVAIRANGESLDTSQLSRGTAEQLYLSMRFALAEEYAGKAILPLVMDDILVNFDEERMERCLRVLADLSSRHQVLLFTCHSHVREAAARVIPGNRLIRL; this comes from the coding sequence ATGAGAATCGTATCCATGCAGGTTCAAGGCTTCGGCAGCCTGCGCGATCGGCAGCTTGATACGGACAGCCCGCTGGTGCTGTTTTATGGCGCCAACGAAGCGGGCAAGAGCACGCTCATGGGCTTCGTCCGAGCGGTATTGTTCGGCTTCCCGACTCGTCAGAGTCGGTTGGAACGATACGAGCCGCTGGGCGGCGGCGCCTATGGAGGCGCGCTAACCCTGCTTGATAAGCAGGGTCAGCTCATTCGCGTCGAGCGCTTTGATGCGCCCGCCGCAGGCGGCAGACGAGCCTCTGCGGGGCTCGTCAAGGTCACCCTTGGGTGTGGCACCGTCGGGGGCGAAGACCTGCTGAACACGCTGCTGGGCGGCCTATCGGCCGACCTCTTTCGCAGCTTGTTCGCTTTTGGTTTAACCGAGCTGCAGGAGCTGCGCACCCTGCAGACGGATGAGCTCAGCGGCTATCTGTATAGCGCTGGGCTTGGTGTTAGCGGCTCGGCCATCATGGAGGCCGAGCGCAAGCTGACGGCGCAAGCTGACGGCCTGTACAGACCCCGCGGGCGCAATCAGGAGATGAACCGTCTCCTGAAGGAGCTTGAGGGTCTGGAGCAGTCGCTGCGCCGCAGCCGGGACCCCGCAGCCGACTATGATCGGCTGCGAGCGGAGCGCCGCCTAGCTGCGGAGCGCATTGCTGCCCTGGAGGGGCAGCAGGAGTCGCTGCGCGCGGAGCTGCACAGGCTTGGCCTGGCCGGCAAGGCGCGCAGCGGATGGATCCGCTTACGTCAGATCGGCCAGGAGCTTGCGGCGCTGCCTGCGTTGGCGGGCTTCCCCGAGCATGCCTCGGCGAGGCTTGACGCGCTTGAGGCAGAGCTGGAGCGCATCCATGCGGAGCGCGCTCGGCTCTTGCTGCGTCAGATGAGCCTGACGAGCCAGCTGCGCGCCATCGAGCTTGTGCCAGATCTGCTAGAACATCAGATCGAGTTGAATCATTGGCTGGAACAAGCAGCCACGTATGAAGAGAATAAATGCAGCGTAGATCAATTGCGCGTAGAGCAGGAGCACCAACGCGCGCAGGTAGACAGGCTGCTTAAACAAATAGATGTTCACTGGGAGGAGACAGAGTTAGCCTCTTTCTCGGTAACGATTTCACTGCGTGAACAGGTACGAGCTTACAAAGAAAGGTTTCATAAGTGCAAGGAGAGTGAGCTGCGTGTCAGAACAGAGCTGGAGAGTCTGCAGCAGCAGGTCAAGCGCGTCCAAGACACGGTAAAGAGCTTGGAATCTGATTTACATAAAAGTGGTGTAAGAACGGATGGTTCAGCCTTTCCCGGATTGGGAGGAGCAGACCCATCTTCCACTTTGCACCAAATAGCTAGAGATTATGCCAGGTGGCAGCTGCTTGTGAGAGAGCTTGCCCATCAAAAAGAACGCGCTGCTGTGGCAAATCAGTTCCAGCTTAGTCTGGAAGAAGCAGCGAAAGCAGGCAAAACAGCCTCACGGAGACTTCGTCAACGCTTCATAGTGATAGCCGGCCTATTGGCTATCTTGACGCCATTATTGCTATTATGGCAGAGCAGTTGGGTAGCGGCTATCTGTGCCTTTCTTTTATTTGCTGGTACTGGACTCTATATGCTAGTTTCCGATCGTAGTACGAAAGAGAATCGTTCTTCCCGTGCGATGACTTCTTCCCCAATAATCAGGGATGAGAGTGTGAGCGAAGAACTTCGCTTGCTGGAGCGCCGCCTGCAAGAACAAATCCAGCCCTTTGCCAAGCAGCAAATGGGTTTTGTTGAAGCTGCGGCAGCATCTACCATCGATTCTCTGAAGCCTGCTTCCATGCCTCTTGAGATGCTCCAGCCTCAACTGGATGCTTGGATGCGTGAAGCTGAGCAAAAAAAGCAGCAACGCAGCGAGCTGCTCCGTAAACTAGAGAAGCTGCAGGATACGAAAGAGATGCTGCAATCTCTTCAGCAGCAAGAAGTTCAGCGAAATGGCTATTTCGAGCAGCTTGCACTGGAGTCAGATCAGCTCCAGTCAGATTGGAGTCATTGGCTGCAATCGCTAGGACTAAGTACACGGTTGTCCGCAGATGCCTTGTTAGAAACTATCCAGACGATTGAGCAGGGACAGGAAAATCTTCGTCAACTGCATAAGCTGGAGTCCAAGCTTGAGACATTATTAGTTAGCATTCACCGTTTTGAAGAAACAGTCAGCGAGCTCCTTCAGCTTTCACCGGCTGTACGTCAAGAACCCGTATTCGCGCTCAAACGCTGGAAAGAACAGGAGAAAGAACAAGTAAAGCTGCTTGCGGAGAAGAAGCATGGCGAGCAGCTTTATTCAGAAACCGAGCAAGAGCTGCAGCTTCTGCAGACCAACGAGCAGCGTACACAAGCTCGGTTGGAACAACTTTTGCATGAAGCCTCGGCAAGAGACGGTGAAGAACTGCGTATTCATCAGAGGGAGCAGGAAGAACGCAGGAAACTGACGGAAGAACAAGCTTTGCTGGAATCCTCGCTCGAAACGTTACTTAGCCGCTCCTTACTTGCAAGTTACACCGAGCTTTTGGAAACCCATGGAGAAGAGGATATTGCGCTTCAAATGGCATCGATTCAAGGCCAATTAACCGATACGGCTCAGGAAACGAATGAACTTCGGGAAGTAGTTGGCAAGCTAGCGGGGCAAATTGAGAAGTTGGAGCAAGGGGCGGAACATGCGGATCATCTTCTTCAAGCTGAAGCTTATCGAGCGACCATTCGGCAGCAAGTAGATCAATACGCAGTAGCTTCCTTCGCTTCACTGCTGATGAAGAAAGCCCGCGATGTATATGAGCATGAACGGCAGCCTGGCGTGCTTCTGCGAGCATCGGATTACTTTGCGAAGATGACGAACGGTGCCTTCACCCATGTCAAAGCGCCATTCGGGGAGCAGCGTTTAGTAGCAATACGAGCGAATGGAGAGTCGCTTGATACGAGTCAGCTTAGTCGGGGAACGGCAGAGCAGCTCTACTTATCCATGCGCTTTGCCCTCGCCGAGGAGTACGCTGGCAAGGCGATTTTACCGCTGGTGATGGACGATATTCTCGTTAATTTCGATGAGGAACGGATGGAGAGATGTTTGCGTGTTCTTGCAGACTTAAGCAGCAGGCATCAAGTTCTGCTCTTTACCTGTCACAGCCACGTGCGGGAAGCGGCAGCGAGAGTTATTCCCGGAAATCGCTTAATTCGCTTGTAG
- a CDS encoding xanthine phosphoribosyltransferase, whose amino-acid sequence MELLKQRILEVGVVVSDQVLKLDAILNHQVDPVLIMEMGKEFARLFRETKPDKVLTVESSGIPIAYTTALHLEVPMVFARRKKTLTMDQDTYSERVPSFTKGIVTDIMVSSHLLHKGERVLLIDDFIANGDAARGLIRIIEKAEAELVGVGIAVEKSFQAGGNSIRERGIRVESLARISSLANGQITFN is encoded by the coding sequence ATGGAATTGTTAAAACAGCGGATCCTAGAGGTCGGTGTAGTCGTATCGGATCAAGTACTGAAGCTGGATGCCATACTTAATCATCAGGTGGATCCTGTGCTCATCATGGAGATGGGGAAAGAATTTGCAAGATTATTTAGAGAAACGAAGCCTGACAAGGTGCTTACCGTAGAATCGTCCGGTATTCCGATTGCCTATACGACAGCTTTGCATCTTGAGGTTCCTATGGTATTTGCACGCCGGAAGAAGACGTTGACTATGGATCAAGATACGTATAGTGAGCGTGTGCCTTCCTTTACCAAAGGGATTGTTACGGACATTATGGTATCCTCTCATTTGCTTCACAAAGGCGAGCGAGTTCTGTTGATCGATGATTTTATTGCTAATGGAGACGCTGCACGCGGATTAATTCGTATCATCGAAAAAGCCGAAGCGGAGCTTGTTGGTGTAGGTATTGCGGTAGAAAAATCCTTCCAAGCTGGTGGAAACTCAATTCGAGAGCGTGGCATTCGTGTGGAATCGTTAGCTCGTATTTCCTCACTGGCGAATGGCCAAATCACTTTTAACTGA
- a CDS encoding DUF1304 domain-containing protein, protein MLASLFVGIVAIEHIYILILEMFLWTTPRGLKAFGMTKEQAQETKSLAANQGLYNGFLAAGLVWGLVHPDASIGRSIEIFFLICVIIAALYGGATAKKSILLVQGLPAVIALLFVLL, encoded by the coding sequence ATGTTAGCTTCCTTATTTGTTGGCATCGTAGCCATAGAGCATATTTACATCTTAATATTGGAAATGTTTTTATGGACGACACCTCGCGGTTTGAAAGCCTTCGGCATGACGAAGGAACAAGCCCAGGAAACCAAATCTCTTGCTGCTAATCAAGGTTTATACAATGGATTTCTTGCGGCTGGTCTTGTCTGGGGCCTCGTTCATCCAGATGCATCCATAGGTCGTTCCATTGAGATTTTCTTCTTAATCTGTGTCATCATTGCTGCCTTGTATGGCGGGGCAACAGCGAAAAAGTCGATTTTACTGGTACAAGGTTTACCTGCGGTCATTGCTCTTCTTTTTGTCCTTTTGTAA
- a CDS encoding GGDEF domain-containing protein yields MNVADLLFGDLASLLSNAIIVVIVALMFVISLRLFLDRRKKGYMSMTISLVIVGIHYLLQLYLSLSAIDTSLTAYMLLMLKIISFILINMGIYQLYNRTNRKQYIFFYGLMIMGFVVSILHFSVPNMYSGTHEQVRLLQDIGLELYVFVLIFLCFYMIPPYIGQQVKYQMALTVYFFIQSVHLVNAYMYGNAQPLLSIAANVLPIIYYFLLFMLLFERVVELMQAIYNSSITDGLTRLYNRKFFYNRVSQYVGRHLPVYILFSDIDNFKKLNDTQGHQMGDDVLKQVALIMKEEAEECGIAGRYGGEEMVVMVTDPSVKMDAFAERVRSRIEKETIVTASIGYSKYKNGLSAEELIKQADEAMYRAKTSGKNKVVKYA; encoded by the coding sequence ATGAACGTTGCAGATCTGCTTTTCGGTGATTTAGCTTCATTATTATCGAATGCCATTATCGTTGTCATTGTTGCCCTTATGTTCGTAATCTCACTTCGATTATTTCTAGACCGTCGCAAAAAAGGCTACATGTCGATGACCATTTCACTAGTTATAGTAGGCATTCATTACCTATTACAATTATATTTATCACTCAGCGCTATTGATACAAGTTTAACCGCCTACATGCTGCTAATGCTTAAAATAATATCCTTCATCCTTATTAATATGGGGATCTATCAATTATACAATCGCACGAATCGTAAACAGTACATATTCTTCTATGGCTTAATGATTATGGGTTTTGTCGTTTCTATCCTTCATTTCAGTGTGCCGAATATGTATAGCGGTACGCATGAGCAGGTTAGATTGCTTCAGGATATTGGTCTCGAGCTCTATGTTTTTGTGCTAATCTTTCTCTGTTTCTACATGATCCCACCGTACATCGGCCAACAGGTCAAATATCAAATGGCATTGACGGTTTACTTTTTCATTCAATCCGTTCACCTTGTAAATGCCTATATGTATGGAAACGCTCAACCTTTGTTATCCATCGCAGCCAATGTCTTACCGATTATTTATTATTTTTTATTGTTTATGCTGCTATTTGAACGTGTCGTAGAGCTTATGCAGGCCATTTACAATTCATCCATAACGGACGGGCTTACACGTCTATATAATCGCAAATTTTTCTATAATCGCGTTTCCCAATATGTTGGGCGTCATTTGCCCGTGTACATACTGTTTAGCGACATTGATAATTTCAAGAAGCTAAATGATACCCAAGGTCATCAGATGGGGGACGATGTGCTCAAGCAAGTTGCGCTGATTATGAAAGAAGAAGCCGAAGAATGCGGCATTGCCGGCCGATATGGTGGAGAAGAGATGGTCGTCATGGTAACAGATCCTAGTGTCAAAATGGATGCGTTTGCGGAACGCGTTCGCAGTCGAATTGAGAAGGAAACGATTGTTACCGCAAGCATCGGCTACAGCAAGTATAAGAATGGCCTAAGCGCCGAAGAGCTTATCAAACAGGCAGATGAAGCCATGTATCGAGCAAAAACGAGCGGCAAAAATAAGGTAGTCAAGTATGCCTAA
- a CDS encoding aldo/keto reductase family protein, protein MQYRKLGNSGLKVSEISLGSWLTYGGYVGEDPAVRSIEQAYDLGVNFFDTANVYERGEAEKVMGKALSSYPRESYVLATKVFNTMGDGPNDRGLSRKHIKEQAEASLRRLNADYIDIYYCHRYDPETPLEETLRALDDLVTQGKVLYIGVSEWTPAQIVDAYAIADKLLLDKLIVNQPIYNLFNRYIEKEIIPLGESKGFGQVVFSPLAQGLLTGKYRAGQPIAADSRASSKNWSDKQLNEDSLNKVAQLSGIADELGIKVSQLAIAWILRQNNVASALVGASRPEQVVENCAASGIRLTEDVLQKVEDILQG, encoded by the coding sequence ATGCAATATCGCAAACTCGGTAACAGCGGTCTCAAAGTCAGTGAAATCAGTCTTGGCAGTTGGCTCACATATGGTGGTTATGTCGGGGAAGACCCTGCCGTTCGTTCGATTGAACAAGCTTATGATTTGGGTGTTAATTTCTTTGATACAGCAAACGTATATGAACGCGGCGAAGCAGAAAAAGTGATGGGTAAAGCACTCTCCTCCTACCCACGGGAATCTTATGTCCTAGCTACAAAAGTGTTTAATACGATGGGTGATGGTCCTAATGATCGCGGTTTATCCCGCAAGCATATTAAAGAACAGGCCGAAGCCAGTCTACGTCGACTGAATGCGGATTACATTGATATTTACTATTGTCATCGCTACGACCCCGAAACTCCGTTAGAAGAAACTTTGCGTGCATTGGACGATTTAGTTACACAAGGCAAGGTTCTCTACATCGGTGTCAGCGAATGGACGCCAGCTCAGATTGTCGATGCTTATGCCATTGCAGACAAGCTTCTGTTAGATAAGCTCATTGTCAATCAACCGATCTACAACCTCTTCAATCGTTACATCGAAAAAGAGATTATCCCACTAGGCGAGTCTAAGGGATTCGGTCAGGTTGTCTTCTCACCGCTTGCACAGGGGCTTCTTACAGGCAAATATCGTGCAGGACAACCAATCGCTGCCGATAGCCGCGCAAGCAGCAAGAATTGGAGCGATAAGCAATTAAACGAAGATTCTTTGAATAAAGTCGCACAACTATCCGGAATCGCCGATGAGCTGGGCATTAAGGTCTCTCAACTGGCCATTGCTTGGATTCTCAGACAAAACAATGTAGCAAGTGCCCTTGTTGGCGCTAGCCGGCCTGAACAAGTCGTTGAAAACTGCGCAGCTAGCGGCATCCGCTTGACGGAAGATGTGTTACAAAAGGTAGAAGACATCCTTCAAGGATGA
- a CDS encoding YkvI family membrane protein — protein MRTGSQIVRVAFTYIGTVVGAGFASGQEILQFFTRYGWLATLTIALSSILFIWIGIKLMLMAHDLKAASYEDLNRAIFGQRIGNAISLFMMLVLFGITTVMLAGGGTVFEEQLHLSYQTGLFVTLVLAYFVLSRGIGAIMTVNSIVVPIMLLFSLVIVVYTWHSPASGNWLRITSDEPLEQIWFAPFLYTAFNLAMAQAVLVPMGASVRDRSVLYWGGLLGGAGIGLLLLSAHYALSAQMPGIAQFEIPMGNIITRLGTVPQVAYLLVIYGEIFTTFIADAYGLSQQLQQRMKLNPKVILVSILILSYLISQIGFKILLSALYPLFGFISVVWLILMIWRNRKRAM, from the coding sequence ATGCGAACAGGTTCACAGATCGTCCGTGTTGCCTTTACCTACATTGGAACGGTTGTTGGAGCAGGGTTCGCTTCTGGACAGGAGATCCTGCAGTTTTTCACACGTTACGGATGGCTAGCCACATTAACGATTGCTTTATCCAGCATCCTTTTCATCTGGATTGGCATTAAACTCATGTTGATGGCTCATGATCTGAAGGCCGCATCTTATGAGGATTTGAATCGGGCTATTTTTGGCCAAAGAATCGGTAATGCCATAAGCTTGTTTATGATGCTCGTCCTTTTTGGGATTACAACCGTCATGCTCGCCGGGGGCGGAACGGTATTTGAGGAACAGCTGCACCTCTCTTACCAAACTGGACTCTTCGTAACATTAGTGCTCGCCTATTTCGTATTGTCCCGCGGAATTGGCGCTATTATGACAGTGAACTCAATCGTTGTTCCCATCATGCTGCTCTTCAGCCTGGTCATCGTCGTCTATACGTGGCATTCGCCGGCTTCAGGAAACTGGCTGCGCATAACAAGCGATGAACCATTAGAACAAATATGGTTCGCACCTTTCCTCTATACCGCCTTTAACTTAGCGATGGCCCAAGCCGTGCTCGTTCCAATGGGAGCATCTGTTCGCGATCGATCCGTTCTATACTGGGGCGGACTGCTTGGCGGTGCAGGCATTGGTCTGCTTCTGTTATCTGCACATTACGCACTATCCGCGCAAATGCCAGGTATCGCACAATTCGAGATCCCAATGGGAAATATTATTACCCGACTAGGGACCGTACCGCAAGTTGCTTATTTGCTCGTTATATACGGCGAAATTTTCACAACCTTTATTGCTGACGCCTACGGCTTGTCCCAGCAGCTTCAGCAGCGCATGAAACTAAACCCTAAGGTTATCCTGGTTAGTATCCTTATTCTCAGCTATCTGATCAGTCAAATCGGTTTCAAAATATTACTTTCCGCTTTGTATCCCTTATTTGGCTTTATCAGCGTGGTCTGGCTCATTCTGATGATCTGGCGTAACCGTAAGCGTGCGATGTAG